Proteins co-encoded in one Oncorhynchus masou masou isolate Uvic2021 chromosome 22, UVic_Omas_1.1, whole genome shotgun sequence genomic window:
- the fbxl13 gene encoding F-box and leucine-rich repeat protein 13 encodes MASLQNADPTLRKYILKHSLPQIFQALLTGLCVSCPESPLHFLERKIVSIQENRDTAEIDWHTCVDDPEQVAVTSLAGSMVHDIFGKRDDTLFLSHLFEKAYSCYRISLTNMCFKAWKRFIWNKRKEARELTLKMETAERHYIQRSLRVALCKWVEWVQVCKRRQNDAMKKIQRVWNAIHCKIVIGAWRYVVQDSKRTKEYFERLENGLLEMSSKDSDVAIGEGHDGLSLLPCKLSIKVFQRLDVGDLLKCAEVCRTWKAIAQTCSLWSRISFSVERDWITDRIVEQILQKYRPFVVHLNMRGCTSLQWPSFKCISECRNLQELNLSECFNIKDEMVCMILEGCPTLLYLNLSFSYVANGTLKELSRSCLNLQFLSLACCRRFTDKGLQYLASGKGCHKLIHLDLSGCTQISVEGFRYIAAGCPLLQQIVFNDMPTLSDSCVLELASKCHSLSAISLWDTPHLSDSAFKAIAEVSNLSKFSVDGNSRMSDISWRALCRSSPGLTRLHAADCPRMTDSSLKSMGALKNLVYLNISHCSRVSDMGLRYLTEGPSASKLRELNLSNCSRINDLAIMRVAQKCSKLNHLSVSYCDNLSNSGLEWLSSCSSLLSLDISGCNIMDQGLIALGGNPGLKKLVASECVWITDIGIEKFCRQARGLEYIDVSHCVALSDQAIKALSFYCRTIVTLRMPGCPKMTDLAVQYLTVGRHFLRELDVSGCVLLTDRTPRFLQTGCPQLNTINMVYCRGISKQAALRLQPCVEKWEHSNDDAPYWFGYDSLGQLLQPIGQPDKIQDTWEEEEPAPRNNKKRNLIKACGEDYE; translated from the exons ATGGCTTCTTTACAAAATGCTGACCCGACGTTGAGGAAATATATACTGAAGCATTCCTTGCCCCAAATATTTCAG GCATTATTAACAGGTTTATGTGTGTCGTGTCCTGAAAGTCCATTACATTTTCTGGAAAGGAAGATTGTGTCTATTCAGGAAAACCGGGACACTGCTGAGATTGATTG GCATACATGTGTTGATGATCCAGAACAAGTCGCCGTGACCTCACTGGCAGGAAGCATGGTGCATGACATCTTTGGGAAACGAGATGATACACTG TTTCTCTCCCATTTATTTGAGAAGGCCTACTCCTGTTACAGAATAAGTTTAACAAATATGTGCTTCAA GGCGTGGAAAAGGTTCATCTGGAATAAGCGGAAGGAGGCCAGGGAGTTGACGCTGAAGATGGAGACAGCTGAGAGGCACTACATACAGAGGAGCCTGAGGGTCGCACTCTGCAAGTGGGTGGAGTGGGTACAGGTCTGCAAGAGAAGGCAGAACG ATGCCATGAAGAAGATCCAGCGAGTGTGGAATGCTATCCACTGTAAGATTGTCATAGGTGCTTGGCGCTATGTGGTGCAGGACTCAAAACGGACAAAGGAGTACTTTGAG agaCTGGAGAATGGTCTGTTGGAGATGAGCAGTAAGGACTCTGACGTTGCCATTGGAGAGGGACATGACGGACTCTCACTGCTACCTTGCAAGCTCTCAATAAag GTCTTCCAGAGACTAGACGTAGGAGACCTGCTGAAATGTGCAGAAGTGTGTCGGACCTGGAAAGCCATCGCTCAGACCTGCTCACTGTGGAGTCGG ATCAGTTTCTCTGTGGAGAGGGACTGGATCACAGACCGCATCGTGGAACAGATCCTACAGAAGTACCGGCCATTTGTAGTTCACCTTAACATGCGTGGCTGCACCTCTCTACAGTGGCCAAGCTTCAAATGTATCA gTGAATGCAGAAACCTACAGGAGCTGAACCTTTCAGAGTGTTTCAACATTAAA GATGAGATGGTGTGTATGATTCTAGAAGGCTGCCCCACTCTGCTCTACCTGAACCTGTCCTTCTCATATGTGGCCAATGGGACTCTCAAAGAGCTCTCCAG GAGCTGTCTGAACCTGCAGTTCCTGAGTTTAGCATGCTGCCGTAGGTTCACTGATAAAGGCTTACAGTACCTGGCCTCAGGGAAGGGCTGCCACAAGCTCATCCACCTTGACCTCTCTGGCTGCACTCAG ATCTCAGTGGAAGGTTTCAGGTACATAGCAGCGGGCTGCCCTCTGCTCCAGCAGATAGTCTTCAATGACATGCCTACTCTGTCAGACAGCTGTGTGCTG GAGCTGGCCTCTAAGTGTCACTCTCTGTCTGCCATCTCCCTATGGGACACGCCCCATCTCTCAGACTCCGCCTTCAAAGCCATCGCTGAGGTGTCCAACCTCTCCAAGTTCAGTGTTgatg GTAACAGTCGTATGTCAGACATCAGTTGGAGGGCTCTGTGTCGTAGCTCTCCAGGCCTTACGAGACTCCATGCTGCTGACTGCCCTAGAATGACTGACTCCAGCCTAAAGTCTATGGGCGCCCTCAAAAACCTGGTCTACCTCAACATCTCACActgcagcag GGTGAGTGACATGGGGCTGCGGTACCTGACTGAGGGGCCTTCTGCCTCTAAACTGCGGGAGCTGAATCTGAGCAACTGCAGCCGTATCAACGACTTAGCTATCATGAGGGTGGCTCAAAA gtgcagtaagcTGAACCACCTGAGTGTGTCTTACTGTGATAACCTGTCTAATTCTGGTCTGGAGTGGCTCAGtagctgttcctctctcctctctctggacaTCAGTGGCTGCAACATCATGGATCAG GGGTTGATTGCTCTAGGTGGGAACCCTGGCCTGAAGAAGCTGGTTGCCTCTGAGTGTGTCTGGATCACTGACATTGGCATAGAG AAGTTCTGCAGGCAGGCGAGAGGTCTGGAGTATATTGACGTGTCTCACTGTGTAGCTCTATCTGACCAGGCCATCAAGGCTCTGTCCTTCTACTGCAGGACTATAGTCACGTTACGCATGCCTGGCTGCCCAaag ATGACAGACCTGGCGgtacagtacctgacagtagggCGTCACTTCCTGAGAGAGCTGGACGTGAGTGGCTGTGTTCTGCTGACTGATCGCACACCACGCTTCCTACAGACAGGCTGCCCACAGCTCAACACCATCAACATGGTCTACTGCAGGGGAATATCCAA gcaggcGGCTCTGAGGCTCCAGCCCTGTGTTGAGAAGTGGGAGCACAGTAACGATGACGCCCCCTACTGGTTCGGCTATGACAGTCTTGGCCAGCTGCTGCAGCCAATCGGACAACCCGACAAGATCCAGGACACCTGGGAGGAAGAGGAGCCAGCACCAAGAAACAACAAAAAGAGGAATTTGATAAAGGCCTGTGGAGAGGACTACGAATGA